Proteins from a single region of Oncorhynchus nerka isolate Pitt River linkage group LG18, Oner_Uvic_2.0, whole genome shotgun sequence:
- the LOC135561793 gene encoding semaphorin-4F-like isoform X1 translates to MSLLNMRTTCFMAVILWLTTGSTRCQTPIPNVHGGLGAVLGVSNASVLLQDPSSETLYLGARGSILALHTSNLTWKHPSIKWEATEEERKSCMGKGKRVDDCYNYICLLEVLKDGRIYVCGSYAYNPQCAFIDPVTFVLVKEGGDKVKMENGKGKCPYDPRQPHTAVTADGVLYTASPSNFLGTMFDITKATGQEVHVHQSINWLSDPEFVSSALVRESPGDDDKIYFFFMENALEYDLYTKVRVTRLARVCKGDVGGSKTLQKRWTSFLKAQLVCQDRDSGQHYTVLTHAYPLEHRLGDPSSTHFYTLFTSQGKGERVSAVCVYSLADITKVFATGGFRDMKRNCVNSGNSESVPDPRPGQCINDVLRAQGYNSSFNMPDRVLQFAKEHPLLTNTVDAAPLLVRRGTTYTRITATNISNSDAALLHLGTDQGELHSVSIVGRTATLLQEIPLTTSVEPVNNILTHQGHVVVGSPSSLSRVPVEGCRVYSSCQVCARAAGLGCVWDVNTRACVADSPVQRESEDPLKVCGTGEGLCSPVVKELRVKTGLVVLLPCDHPHLSPLPCVWEHPQGRHTLKHHSHLEVTVSGSSLGLYSCHCLVQSDYSWGSAPCLTASYHLTMEDLSVEGRVVWVYISCVLLGVLVGALGATVFLKRLCWRAAQHTPLEDRNGRGANQGQQGRGPTCYENQLVMG, encoded by the exons ATGTCACTTCTCAACATGCGGACCACCTGTTTTATGGCCGTGATCTTGTGGCTCACAACTGGTTCAACTCGTTGTCAAACACCAATTCCCAATGTTCACGgag GGTTAGGTGCAGTTCTGGGGGTGTCCAATGCCAGCGTCCTCCTGCAAGACCCCAGCTCTGAGACACTCTACCTGGGAGCCAGAGGCTCCATCCTGGCCCTGCACACCTCCAACCTCACCTGGAAACACCCatca attAAGTGGGAGgcaacagaagaggagaggaagtccTGTATGGGTAAAGGCAAGAGAGTG GATGACTGTTATAACTACATCTGTCTGCTGGAGGTTCTGAAGGATGGAAGGATCTACGTCTGTGGCTCCTACGCCTACAATCCCCAGTGTGCTTTCATA gaccCAGTGACGTTTGTCCTAGTGAAGGAAGGTGGTGACAAAGTGAAGATGGAGAATGGGAAGGGGAAATGTCCTTATGATCCCAGACAAcctcacactgctgttactgcag ATGGAGTGCTGTACACCGCCTCCCCTTCTAACTTCCTGGGCACGATGTTTGACATCACCAAGGCAACAGGTCAAGAGGTGCACGTGCATCAGTCCATCAACTGGCTCAGTG ATCCAGAGTTTGTGAGTTCGGCCCTGGTCAGGGAGAGTCCTGGAGATGATGATAAAATCTACTTCTTCTTCATGGAGAACGCCTTAGAGTACGACCTTTACACCAAGGTCAGGGTCACACGGTTGGCCAGAGTCTGCAAG GGAGACGTGGGGGGCTCTAAGACCCTGCAGAAGCGCTGGACCAGTTTCCTGAAGGCTCAGCTGGTGTGTCAGGACCGGGACAGTGGCCAGCACTACACCGTCCTGACCCACGCCTACCCCCTGGAACACCGCCTGGGAGACCCCAGCAGCACACACTTCTACACCCTCTTCACCTCCCAGGG gaaaGGAGAGCGCgtgtcagcagtgtgtgtgtacagcctgGCTGACATCACCAAGGTGTTTGCGACGGGAGGCTTCAGAGATATGAAGAGGAACTGTGTGAACAGTGGGAACTCTGAGTCTGTACCCGACCCCCGACCTGGACAG tGTATCAACGATGTCCTGAGAGCCCAGGGTTACAACTCCTCCTTCAACATGCCCGACCGCGTGCTGCAGTTTGCCAAGGAACATCCTCTGTTGACGAACACTGTGGACGCAGCGCCCCTTCTGGTGAGGAGGGGAACCACATACACCAGGATCACAGCCACCAACATCTCCAACAGTGATGCTGCCCTACTACATCTgggaacag ATCAGGGGGAGTTACACAGTGTGTCTATCGTTGGTCGTACTGCTACTCTGCTGCAGGAGATCCCTCTGACAACCTCAGTAGAGCCCGTCAACAACATCCTCACACACCAG GGCCATGTGGTGGTgggctccccctcctctctgtcccgtgtGCCAGTAGAGGGGTGCAGGGTGTACTCCAGCTGTCAGGTGTGTGCCCGGGCAGCAGGACTAGGTTGTGTGTGGGACGTCAACACGAGAGCCTGTGTTGCGGA CTCTCCAGTGCAGAGGGAGTCAGAGGACCCTTTGAAGGTGTGTGGCACTGGAGAGG GTCTTTGTTCCCCTGTGGTGAAGGAGCTGCGTGTGAAGACGGGCCTGGTGGTCCTCCTCCCCTGTGaccacccccatctctcccctctcccctgcgtCTGGGAGCACCCCCAGGGCCGCCACACCCTGAAGCACCACTCCCACCTGGAGGTCACCGTCTCCGGATCCAGCCTGGGCCTCTACTCCTGCCACTGCCTAGTCCAGAGTGATTATTCCTGGGGTAGTGCACCCTGCCTCACAGCCTCCTACCACCTCACCATGGAGGACCTCAGTGTCGAAGGCAGGGTGGTATGGGTGTACATCTCCTGTGTCCTGCTGGGGGTGCTGGTTGGAGCTTTAGGAGCCACTGTGTTCCTGAAGAGGCTGTGCTGGAGAGCAGCCCAGCACACTCCATTAGAGGACAGAAATGGGAGAGGAGCCAATCAAGGACAGCAGGGGCGGGGCCCCACCTGCTATGAGAATCAGCTGGTGATGGGGTGA
- the LOC135561793 gene encoding semaphorin-4F-like isoform X2: MSLLNMRTTCFMAVILWLTTGSTRCQTPIPNVHGGLGAVLGVSNASVLLQDPSSETLYLGARGSILALHTSNLTWKHPSIKWEATEEERKSCMGKGKRVDDCYNYICLLEVLKDGRIYVCGSYAYNPQCAFIDPVTFVLVKEGGDKVKMENGKGKCPYDPRQPHTAVTADPEFVSSALVRESPGDDDKIYFFFMENALEYDLYTKVRVTRLARVCKGDVGGSKTLQKRWTSFLKAQLVCQDRDSGQHYTVLTHAYPLEHRLGDPSSTHFYTLFTSQGKGERVSAVCVYSLADITKVFATGGFRDMKRNCVNSGNSESVPDPRPGQCINDVLRAQGYNSSFNMPDRVLQFAKEHPLLTNTVDAAPLLVRRGTTYTRITATNISNSDAALLHLGTDQGELHSVSIVGRTATLLQEIPLTTSVEPVNNILTHQGHVVVGSPSSLSRVPVEGCRVYSSCQVCARAAGLGCVWDVNTRACVADSPVQRESEDPLKVCGTGEGLCSPVVKELRVKTGLVVLLPCDHPHLSPLPCVWEHPQGRHTLKHHSHLEVTVSGSSLGLYSCHCLVQSDYSWGSAPCLTASYHLTMEDLSVEGRVVWVYISCVLLGVLVGALGATVFLKRLCWRAAQHTPLEDRNGRGANQGQQGRGPTCYENQLVMG; this comes from the exons ATGTCACTTCTCAACATGCGGACCACCTGTTTTATGGCCGTGATCTTGTGGCTCACAACTGGTTCAACTCGTTGTCAAACACCAATTCCCAATGTTCACGgag GGTTAGGTGCAGTTCTGGGGGTGTCCAATGCCAGCGTCCTCCTGCAAGACCCCAGCTCTGAGACACTCTACCTGGGAGCCAGAGGCTCCATCCTGGCCCTGCACACCTCCAACCTCACCTGGAAACACCCatca attAAGTGGGAGgcaacagaagaggagaggaagtccTGTATGGGTAAAGGCAAGAGAGTG GATGACTGTTATAACTACATCTGTCTGCTGGAGGTTCTGAAGGATGGAAGGATCTACGTCTGTGGCTCCTACGCCTACAATCCCCAGTGTGCTTTCATA gaccCAGTGACGTTTGTCCTAGTGAAGGAAGGTGGTGACAAAGTGAAGATGGAGAATGGGAAGGGGAAATGTCCTTATGATCCCAGACAAcctcacactgctgttactgcag ATCCAGAGTTTGTGAGTTCGGCCCTGGTCAGGGAGAGTCCTGGAGATGATGATAAAATCTACTTCTTCTTCATGGAGAACGCCTTAGAGTACGACCTTTACACCAAGGTCAGGGTCACACGGTTGGCCAGAGTCTGCAAG GGAGACGTGGGGGGCTCTAAGACCCTGCAGAAGCGCTGGACCAGTTTCCTGAAGGCTCAGCTGGTGTGTCAGGACCGGGACAGTGGCCAGCACTACACCGTCCTGACCCACGCCTACCCCCTGGAACACCGCCTGGGAGACCCCAGCAGCACACACTTCTACACCCTCTTCACCTCCCAGGG gaaaGGAGAGCGCgtgtcagcagtgtgtgtgtacagcctgGCTGACATCACCAAGGTGTTTGCGACGGGAGGCTTCAGAGATATGAAGAGGAACTGTGTGAACAGTGGGAACTCTGAGTCTGTACCCGACCCCCGACCTGGACAG tGTATCAACGATGTCCTGAGAGCCCAGGGTTACAACTCCTCCTTCAACATGCCCGACCGCGTGCTGCAGTTTGCCAAGGAACATCCTCTGTTGACGAACACTGTGGACGCAGCGCCCCTTCTGGTGAGGAGGGGAACCACATACACCAGGATCACAGCCACCAACATCTCCAACAGTGATGCTGCCCTACTACATCTgggaacag ATCAGGGGGAGTTACACAGTGTGTCTATCGTTGGTCGTACTGCTACTCTGCTGCAGGAGATCCCTCTGACAACCTCAGTAGAGCCCGTCAACAACATCCTCACACACCAG GGCCATGTGGTGGTgggctccccctcctctctgtcccgtgtGCCAGTAGAGGGGTGCAGGGTGTACTCCAGCTGTCAGGTGTGTGCCCGGGCAGCAGGACTAGGTTGTGTGTGGGACGTCAACACGAGAGCCTGTGTTGCGGA CTCTCCAGTGCAGAGGGAGTCAGAGGACCCTTTGAAGGTGTGTGGCACTGGAGAGG GTCTTTGTTCCCCTGTGGTGAAGGAGCTGCGTGTGAAGACGGGCCTGGTGGTCCTCCTCCCCTGTGaccacccccatctctcccctctcccctgcgtCTGGGAGCACCCCCAGGGCCGCCACACCCTGAAGCACCACTCCCACCTGGAGGTCACCGTCTCCGGATCCAGCCTGGGCCTCTACTCCTGCCACTGCCTAGTCCAGAGTGATTATTCCTGGGGTAGTGCACCCTGCCTCACAGCCTCCTACCACCTCACCATGGAGGACCTCAGTGTCGAAGGCAGGGTGGTATGGGTGTACATCTCCTGTGTCCTGCTGGGGGTGCTGGTTGGAGCTTTAGGAGCCACTGTGTTCCTGAAGAGGCTGTGCTGGAGAGCAGCCCAGCACACTCCATTAGAGGACAGAAATGGGAGAGGAGCCAATCAAGGACAGCAGGGGCGGGGCCCCACCTGCTATGAGAATCAGCTGGTGATGGGGTGA